A part of Vicinamibacterales bacterium genomic DNA contains:
- a CDS encoding GNAT family N-acetyltransferase, translating into MAGVEPSHPTDVVLRDGTSVRIRPLALDDEGRIAAFQAGLSARSVHQRYFHLTSLPDRIAQARQSSGHDESGAHGMAAVAERVGPGDLIAVGHLTRIAPADAAEVALIVQDRWQGLGLGGAMMRHLVAAAPALGLRRLHGDMLADNDAMRALVRRAGFVVRSVPGDGAVLHAELTL; encoded by the coding sequence ATGGCCGGAGTCGAGCCGTCGCACCCGACCGACGTCGTGCTGCGCGACGGCACGTCCGTGCGCATTCGACCGCTGGCCCTCGACGACGAGGGGCGCATCGCGGCGTTCCAGGCCGGCCTGTCCGCGCGCTCGGTGCACCAGCGCTACTTCCACCTGACGTCGCTGCCGGATCGGATCGCGCAGGCGCGGCAGTCATCGGGCCACGACGAGTCCGGCGCGCACGGGATGGCGGCCGTTGCCGAGCGCGTCGGCCCAGGCGACCTGATTGCGGTGGGGCACCTCACGCGCATCGCGCCGGCCGACGCCGCGGAGGTCGCCCTCATCGTCCAGGACCGCTGGCAGGGCCTGGGGCTCGGCGGGGCGATGATGCGCCACCTGGTCGCGGCCGCGCCCGCGCTGGGCCTGCGCCGGCTCCATGGCGACATGCTGGCGGACAACGACGCGATGCGGGCGCTCGTCAGGCGCGCCGGGTTCGTCGTGCGCTCGGTCCCCGGCGATGGAGCCGTGCTCCACGCGGAGCTGACGCTCTAG
- a CDS encoding amidohydrolase — MTRLLMHSALALVVSTTAAQAQAPAARSGQTAAKPAPASADDANLSALKRGVAEHVDSMAKLAQEAVDSVFSFGELGFQEVETSKYLTGILEKNGFKVTRGVSGIPTAWVATFGSGKPVIALGSDIDGIPQSSQKPGVAYHDPIVEGAPGHGEGHNTGVPLNIVAALAVKRIMEREKLPGTLMLWPGVAEELVASKAWFIRDGMFKDVDVCLFTHVGNNLNVSWGAGGGNGLVSVEYTFTGETAHSAGAPWRGRSAADAVELMSVAWNYRREHLRLSQRSHSVITNGGDQPNVVPRQASIWFYFRENDQPHIQELWDIGNKIAEGASLMTNTTWTSRILGTAYPQHFNKTIAETMYANIQRVGLPEWSNDDQTLAKALQKELGNATQPGLATKLADLGKPVPIEENMGGGSDDIGDISWNVPTVTLRYPANIPGLPGHNWSSGIASATPIAHKGVVAGAKVQAMTILDLLTKPQIVKDAWAYFNDVQTKDVKYIPFIKADTPPPTFLNEAILEKYREQMRPFYYDPSKYSTYLEQLGIKYPTVRTSSDDKKDERQQQ, encoded by the coding sequence ATGACACGTTTGCTGATGCACTCCGCGCTCGCCCTGGTCGTCTCGACGACGGCTGCCCAGGCGCAGGCGCCCGCGGCCCGGAGCGGCCAGACCGCCGCGAAGCCGGCCCCGGCGTCCGCCGACGACGCCAACCTGAGCGCGCTCAAGCGCGGCGTGGCCGAACACGTCGACAGCATGGCCAAGCTGGCGCAGGAGGCCGTGGACTCGGTCTTCAGCTTCGGCGAGCTCGGCTTCCAGGAAGTCGAGACCTCGAAGTACCTCACGGGCATCCTCGAGAAGAACGGATTCAAGGTGACGCGGGGCGTCTCCGGCATTCCCACCGCCTGGGTGGCGACCTTCGGGAGCGGCAAGCCCGTGATCGCCCTGGGCTCCGACATCGACGGCATCCCGCAGTCGTCCCAGAAGCCTGGCGTGGCCTACCACGACCCGATCGTCGAAGGCGCGCCCGGGCACGGGGAAGGCCACAACACGGGCGTCCCCCTCAACATCGTGGCGGCCCTCGCCGTGAAGCGCATCATGGAGCGCGAGAAGCTGCCCGGTACGTTGATGCTCTGGCCCGGCGTCGCCGAGGAGCTCGTGGCGAGCAAGGCCTGGTTCATCCGCGACGGGATGTTCAAGGACGTGGACGTCTGCCTCTTCACGCACGTCGGCAACAACCTCAACGTGTCGTGGGGCGCGGGCGGCGGCAACGGCCTCGTCTCGGTCGAGTACACGTTCACGGGCGAGACGGCGCACAGCGCCGGCGCCCCGTGGCGCGGCCGCTCGGCGGCGGACGCGGTGGAGCTCATGAGCGTGGCCTGGAACTACCGCCGCGAGCACCTGCGCCTCTCGCAGCGCTCGCACTCGGTGATCACGAACGGCGGGGATCAGCCGAACGTCGTGCCGCGGCAGGCCAGCATCTGGTTCTACTTCCGCGAGAACGATCAGCCGCACATCCAGGAGCTGTGGGACATCGGCAACAAGATCGCCGAGGGCGCCTCGCTCATGACGAACACCACCTGGACGTCGCGCATCCTCGGCACGGCCTATCCGCAGCACTTCAACAAGACGATCGCCGAGACGATGTACGCGAACATCCAGCGCGTCGGCCTGCCGGAGTGGAGCAACGACGACCAGACGCTCGCGAAGGCGCTGCAGAAGGAGCTGGGGAACGCCACGCAGCCCGGCCTCGCCACCAAGCTGGCGGATCTCGGCAAGCCGGTGCCGATCGAGGAGAACATGGGCGGCGGGTCCGACGACATCGGCGACATCTCGTGGAACGTGCCGACGGTGACCCTGCGCTATCCGGCGAACATCCCGGGCCTGCCCGGCCACAACTGGTCGAGCGGCATCGCCAGCGCCACGCCCATCGCCCACAAGGGCGTGGTGGCCGGCGCGAAAGTGCAGGCGATGACGATCCTCGACCTGCTGACGAAGCCCCAAATCGTCAAGGACGCCTGGGCGTACTTCAACGACGTGCAGACGAAGGACGTGAAGTACATCCCCTTCATCAAGGCGGACACGCCGCCGCCGACGTTCCTCAACGAGGCCATCCTGGAGAAGTACCGCGAGCAGATGCGGCCCTTCTACTACGACCCCTCCAAGTACTCGACCTACCTCGAGCAGCTCGGCATCAAGTATCCGACCGTGCGCACGTCGTCGGACGACAAGAAGGACGAGCGGCAGCAGCAGTGA
- a CDS encoding DinB family protein: protein MALADVLLPEFDHEVATTRRLLERLPQAQLAWRPHAKSMTLQALATHIGQLGVWGALTIGQHGVDLEEMGRLSEADMPATRDALMAAFDEKMGRARAALSGRTDAELMAPWTLRRGGREFFTLPRAACWRTFVMNHLIHHRGQLSVYLRALDVPLPSIYGPSADEPSA from the coding sequence ATGGCCCTCGCCGACGTCCTCCTGCCCGAGTTCGATCACGAAGTCGCGACCACGCGCCGGCTCCTCGAGCGGCTGCCACAGGCGCAGCTCGCGTGGCGCCCGCACGCCAAGAGCATGACGCTCCAGGCGCTCGCGACGCACATCGGACAGCTCGGCGTGTGGGGCGCGCTGACGATCGGCCAGCACGGCGTCGACCTCGAGGAGATGGGCCGGCTGTCCGAGGCCGACATGCCCGCGACGCGCGACGCCCTGATGGCGGCATTCGACGAGAAGATGGGCCGCGCGCGCGCGGCCCTCTCCGGGCGGACCGACGCCGAGCTCATGGCGCCGTGGACCCTCAGGCGCGGCGGTCGGGAGTTCTTCACCCTGCCCAGGGCCGCGTGCTGGCGTACGTTCGTCATGAACCACCTGATCCACCATCGGGGCCAGTTGAGCGTCTACCTCCGGGCGCTCGACGTGCCGCTCCCCTCGATCTACGGGCCGAGTGCCGACGAGCCGTCCGCCTGA
- a CDS encoding aminotransferase class V-fold PLP-dependent enzyme, with protein sequence MAANVSRRNFAKLFAVGGSAALFADPAWAREAGVPRDILPAGPSAGEPFWTSVREQFVMPPDLAVMNAANLCPASRPVAECLARESHSVDADPSPTNRARLMPEKEKTRLALAEFLRVTPDEIIITRNTSEANNMVSSGLDLKAGDEVLLHEDNHPSNLTAWREKGKRFGFSVVVVPQKNPHPGAEYYMDAFTKAITPRTKVMAVTHLTSTVGDVMPARELAALARSRGILFLLDGAQSFGLLDVNLSEIQPDFYSGSAHKWPCGARECGVLYVNRNAQSRLWPSLYSAYPGAVGFSKTFESFGQRDEATMIAMHEALTFQTKVGRKAIEERSRALTTQLMEGLAKIPGITNWTSPVADRRAAIVSFVPAALDAHTLADALYTNDRLGVTTRGGKDRPGIRVSPHFFNSPAEVDKLVAALTKYVKSGV encoded by the coding sequence ATGGCCGCCAACGTCTCGCGCCGCAACTTCGCCAAGCTGTTCGCCGTCGGGGGCTCCGCCGCGCTCTTCGCCGATCCGGCCTGGGCGCGCGAGGCCGGAGTGCCCCGCGACATCCTGCCCGCCGGTCCGTCTGCCGGCGAGCCGTTCTGGACGAGCGTCCGCGAGCAGTTCGTGATGCCTCCCGACCTGGCCGTGATGAACGCCGCCAACCTCTGCCCCGCGTCGCGTCCGGTGGCCGAGTGCCTGGCGCGGGAGTCGCACAGCGTCGACGCCGACCCGTCGCCGACCAACCGCGCGCGCCTCATGCCCGAGAAGGAGAAGACCCGTCTCGCACTTGCCGAGTTCCTCCGCGTCACCCCCGACGAGATCATCATCACGCGCAACACCAGCGAGGCCAACAACATGGTCTCCAGCGGCCTGGATCTCAAGGCCGGCGACGAGGTGCTGCTGCACGAGGACAACCATCCCAGCAACCTCACGGCGTGGCGCGAGAAGGGCAAGCGGTTCGGCTTCTCGGTGGTCGTCGTCCCGCAGAAGAACCCCCACCCGGGCGCCGAGTACTACATGGACGCCTTCACGAAGGCGATCACGCCCCGCACCAAGGTCATGGCCGTGACGCACCTCACCAGCACGGTGGGCGACGTGATGCCGGCGCGAGAGCTGGCCGCGCTGGCGCGGTCTCGGGGCATCCTGTTCCTGCTCGACGGCGCGCAGAGCTTCGGCCTGCTCGACGTGAACCTGTCCGAGATCCAGCCGGATTTCTACTCGGGCAGCGCGCACAAGTGGCCGTGCGGCGCCCGCGAGTGCGGGGTGCTCTACGTGAACAGGAACGCCCAGAGCCGGCTCTGGCCCAGCCTCTACAGTGCCTACCCTGGCGCCGTCGGCTTCTCGAAGACCTTCGAGAGCTTCGGCCAGCGCGACGAGGCCACGATGATCGCGATGCACGAGGCCCTGACGTTCCAGACCAAGGTCGGCCGCAAGGCCATCGAGGAGCGGTCGCGGGCACTCACGACCCAGTTGATGGAAGGGCTCGCGAAGATCCCGGGCATCACGAACTGGACCTCGCCGGTGGCCGACCGGCGCGCGGCGATCGTGTCCTTCGTGCCGGCGGCGCTCGACGCGCACACGCTGGCCGACGCGCTCTACACGAACGACCGCCTGGGCGTCACGACGAGGGGCGGCAAGGATCGGCCCGGCATCCGGGTATCGCCGCACTTCTTCAACAGCCCGGCGGAAGTCGACAAGCTGGTCGCGGCCCTGACGAAGTACGTCAAGAGCGGGGTCTAG
- a CDS encoding alpha/beta fold hydrolase — MPIAPDTFSPHPALTGGHRMTLFAWGRSRRFPGLPVPEARLFRTAPDTQVLAHCHWQAERRQTPTALLLHGLEGSSDSHYMLGMADKAWRRGFNVVRLNQRNCGGTEHLTPGLYHSGLTADPLAVMRELVERDGLGRFVVLGYSLGGNIALKLASELDAEERRRVAAAAAVSPPIELAQCVDALERMANLAYQLNFLRGLRSRLRRKVALFPGTYDPRPLSRVWTVRAFDDLYTAPHNGFDGAADYYYRASARRVLPRLEVPALLVTAADDPFVPPDAARDAGLAAVAALTRLVTRHGGHCGFVSRPGPAADDGYWAESAVVDFAARHAGLPLRA; from the coding sequence GTGCCCATCGCGCCCGACACGTTCTCGCCGCATCCCGCCCTGACCGGCGGCCACCGGATGACGCTCTTCGCCTGGGGGCGCTCGCGGCGGTTCCCGGGGCTCCCCGTCCCCGAGGCGCGCCTGTTCCGGACGGCGCCGGACACACAGGTGCTCGCCCACTGCCACTGGCAGGCAGAGCGGCGGCAGACGCCGACCGCGCTGCTGCTCCACGGCCTCGAGGGCTCGAGCGACAGCCACTACATGCTCGGCATGGCCGACAAGGCGTGGCGGCGCGGCTTCAACGTCGTGCGGCTGAACCAACGCAACTGCGGCGGCACCGAGCACCTGACGCCAGGCCTCTACCACTCGGGCCTCACCGCCGACCCGCTCGCCGTCATGCGGGAGCTCGTGGAGCGCGACGGGCTTGGCCGGTTCGTGGTCCTCGGCTACTCGCTCGGCGGCAACATCGCGCTGAAGCTGGCCTCCGAGCTCGACGCGGAGGAACGGCGTCGCGTCGCGGCGGCAGCCGCCGTCTCGCCGCCGATCGAACTCGCCCAGTGCGTGGACGCGCTCGAGCGGATGGCCAATCTCGCCTACCAGCTGAACTTCCTGCGGGGTCTGCGCAGCCGCCTTCGCCGCAAGGTGGCGCTCTTCCCCGGCACCTACGATCCACGGCCGCTGTCGCGCGTGTGGACCGTCCGGGCCTTCGACGACCTCTACACGGCGCCGCACAACGGCTTCGACGGCGCCGCCGACTACTACTACCGGGCGAGTGCACGCCGGGTCCTGCCGCGCCTGGAGGTGCCGGCGCTGCTCGTCACGGCCGCCGACGATCCGTTCGTGCCGCCGGATGCCGCGCGCGACGCGGGCCTCGCCGCGGTGGCGGCGCTGACCCGCCTCGTCACCCGGCACGGCGGGCACTGCGGCTTCGTGTCGCGTCCAGGTCCGGCCGCCGACGACGGCTACTGGGCGGAGTCCGCGGTCGTGGACTTCGCCGCCCGGCACGCGGGCCTGCCCCTGCGCGCCTGA
- a CDS encoding zf-HC2 domain-containing protein, which yields MTPHPNEELSGYLDGDLPPETRAQVDAHLADCAACRRVLDELAGVRAAAAAWADTLAEPGTDLWPGVVRHLAGPRAVVPGGSGIPVSASPTPWYRRRWSVGVPELAMAATVLAALGSALLWPRTAPQEPAAAAPAPVVAEIEWSGPAEAQVEPVSFADAQYNAAIQDLEQVLRKQRDRLDPRTVIVLERNLRVIDDAIREAREALASDPANALLNSHLASARRRKLDLLRRAALITEAN from the coding sequence GTGACTCCGCACCCGAACGAAGAGCTGTCGGGCTACCTCGACGGCGACCTTCCGCCCGAGACACGGGCCCAGGTCGACGCGCATCTGGCCGATTGTGCCGCCTGCCGGCGCGTGCTGGACGAGCTGGCCGGCGTGCGCGCCGCGGCGGCCGCGTGGGCCGACACCCTGGCCGAACCCGGTACGGACCTCTGGCCCGGCGTGGTCCGGCACCTGGCGGGTCCTCGAGCCGTGGTGCCCGGCGGATCGGGCATTCCCGTCTCCGCGTCGCCCACGCCCTGGTATCGGCGCCGGTGGTCCGTCGGCGTTCCAGAGCTGGCGATGGCCGCCACCGTGCTCGCGGCGCTCGGCAGCGCCCTGCTGTGGCCGCGGACGGCGCCACAGGAGCCGGCCGCCGCCGCACCAGCGCCCGTGGTGGCCGAGATCGAGTGGTCGGGACCGGCCGAGGCCCAGGTCGAGCCCGTGAGCTTCGCCGACGCGCAGTACAACGCGGCGATCCAGGACCTGGAGCAGGTGCTGCGCAAGCAGCGCGACCGTCTCGATCCGCGGACCGTGATCGTGCTCGAACGGAACTTGCGCGTGATCGACGACGCGATTCGCGAGGCGCGCGAGGCGCTCGCCTCCGATCCGGCCAACGCCCTGCTGAACTCCCACCTGGCGAGTGCCCGCCGCCGGAAACTCGATCTGCTGCGCCGCGCGGCGCTCATCACCGAGGCCAACTGA
- a CDS encoding amidase produces the protein MVIRHLLLSLSLALPLACAAAPEPQSPAATAPTALDVVELSAMDARGRLDEGTLTSRALTEAYLARIDEIDKAGPELHAVIELNPSAVADAEALDAERKAGKVRGPLHGLPLLVKDNIDVAGLVNSAGSLALADNRPAADAFLVARLRAAGAVVLGKTNLSEWANFRSTRSSSGWSSRGGQTRNPYVLDRNPCGSSSGTGSAIAASLAAFGIGTETDGSIICPSAVSGLVGLKPTVGLVSRSGIIPISASQDTAGPMARTVSDAALLLSAMAAVDAADPAAKDAEGRIAADYLAGLTPAALSGKRLGVVRQAMGAHPGLDAVTERALSALSEAGATVVDVRIPTYDRWNGPEFEVLLYEFKDGLNRYLAGSASAQTSLEALIAWNSANAEMAMPFFGQEIFAQAQAKGPLTDAAYTRARAAARQLAGRDGLLAALDRDRLDALVAPSLGPAWPTDHVLGDHFVGGGYGMAAVAGTPSLTVPMGDVMGLPVGLTFMGRAYAEAELLALGYAFEQKTHARTAPTFAPTLAR, from the coding sequence ATGGTCATCCGACACCTCCTGTTGTCCCTGTCCCTGGCGCTGCCGCTGGCCTGTGCCGCGGCTCCCGAACCACAGTCACCGGCGGCGACCGCGCCGACGGCCCTCGACGTCGTCGAGCTGAGCGCGATGGACGCGCGCGGGCGGCTCGACGAGGGCACGCTCACGTCGCGCGCGCTGACCGAGGCCTACCTGGCCCGCATCGACGAGATCGACAAGGCCGGTCCCGAGCTCCACGCCGTCATCGAGCTCAACCCGTCCGCCGTCGCCGACGCCGAGGCGCTCGACGCGGAGCGGAAGGCCGGGAAGGTGCGCGGCCCGCTCCACGGGTTGCCCCTGCTCGTGAAGGACAACATCGACGTCGCGGGGCTGGTGAACTCCGCGGGCTCTCTCGCGCTGGCCGACAACCGCCCCGCGGCGGATGCCTTCCTCGTGGCGCGGTTGCGCGCAGCGGGTGCCGTCGTCCTCGGCAAGACGAACCTGAGCGAGTGGGCCAACTTCCGCTCCACGCGGTCCAGCTCCGGATGGAGCTCCCGCGGGGGGCAGACGCGGAACCCGTACGTCCTCGACCGCAATCCGTGCGGCTCGAGTTCGGGCACTGGCTCGGCCATCGCCGCGAGCCTGGCGGCGTTCGGCATCGGCACCGAGACCGATGGCAGCATCATCTGCCCGTCAGCGGTGTCGGGCCTCGTCGGCCTGAAGCCGACCGTCGGGCTGGTGAGCCGTTCGGGCATCATTCCAATCTCGGCATCGCAGGACACGGCCGGCCCCATGGCCCGCACCGTGTCGGACGCCGCGCTGCTGCTGTCGGCGATGGCGGCGGTCGATGCCGCGGATCCCGCCGCGAAGGACGCCGAGGGCCGGATCGCCGCCGACTACCTCGCCGGTCTGACGCCCGCCGCGCTGAGTGGCAAGCGGCTCGGCGTCGTGCGCCAGGCCATGGGCGCACATCCGGGCCTCGACGCCGTGACCGAGCGCGCGCTGTCGGCGCTCAGCGAGGCCGGCGCCACCGTGGTAGACGTGCGCATCCCCACCTACGACCGGTGGAACGGCCCGGAGTTCGAGGTGCTCCTGTACGAGTTCAAGGACGGGCTGAACCGCTACCTCGCTGGAAGCGCGTCGGCGCAGACGTCGCTCGAGGCGCTCATCGCGTGGAACTCGGCGAACGCCGAGATGGCCATGCCGTTCTTCGGCCAGGAGATCTTCGCGCAGGCGCAGGCGAAGGGGCCGCTCACCGACGCGGCCTACACGAGGGCGCGGGCCGCGGCGCGGCAACTGGCCGGGCGCGACGGGTTGCTGGCGGCGCTGGACCGCGATCGCCTCGACGCGCTCGTCGCGCCCAGCCTCGGCCCGGCCTGGCCCACCGATCACGTGCTCGGCGACCACTTCGTCGGCGGCGGCTACGGGATGGCGGCTGTCGCCGGCACGCCCAGTCTCACCGTCCCCATGGGCGACGTCATGGGCCTGCCCGTCGGGCTGACGTTCATGGGCCGCGCGTACGCCGAGGCTGAGCTGCTGGCGCTCGGCTATGCCTTCGAGCAGAAGACGCACGCCCGGACCGCGCCCACGTTCGCCCCGACCCTCGCCCGGTGA
- a CDS encoding DUF4097 family beta strand repeat-containing protein, producing MSHFLRTPVALAVLLAAGPAAARPGSLDERAPQAAPSRDQAPVQARPGGPEMDRPRTDQTVDVARGTRLVLSNQAGDVTVRAWDRDAVRVQASHSSRETVDMQTNDNTLRVRSRSSGGGRRLVDYALTVPRWMAVNLSGTYLAASIEGTSAEVNVETVGGDLTVKGGSGAVTLRSIEGEIRVDGATGRLQATTVNDSITLNNVSGDVVAETTNGDVTITGSRAASLEVSTVNGDVRFEGPTADKGTYRVSTHNGDIRVSLGQQANATVFVRTFGGDFSSDFPITLPDGMNARSGNKRFNFTLGSGSARVEIESFQGDIHVTKGPIGSPAEERRRRRGGRGPALGGVIDDAVRQALDEANAAVRDILPTLRGLGVALETLPLPDLSDPPPVSPAPPIPPAPPRPPKPPRR from the coding sequence ATGTCCCACTTCCTCCGAACGCCGGTCGCGCTGGCCGTCCTGCTCGCCGCGGGTCCCGCGGCCGCCCGGCCCGGCTCTCTCGACGAGCGCGCGCCCCAGGCCGCGCCGTCCCGGGATCAGGCTCCCGTGCAGGCCCGTCCGGGCGGCCCCGAGATGGACCGCCCCCGGACCGACCAGACGGTGGACGTGGCCCGGGGCACGCGCCTCGTGCTGTCGAACCAGGCCGGCGACGTGACCGTGCGGGCGTGGGATCGCGATGCCGTACGCGTGCAGGCGAGCCATAGCTCCCGCGAAACGGTCGACATGCAGACGAACGACAACACGCTCAGGGTGCGGTCGCGGTCGTCGGGCGGCGGGCGGCGGCTCGTGGACTACGCGCTCACCGTGCCGCGGTGGATGGCCGTGAACCTGTCCGGCACCTACCTCGCGGCCAGTATCGAGGGGACGTCCGCCGAGGTGAACGTCGAAACCGTCGGCGGTGACCTCACCGTGAAGGGCGGCTCGGGCGCCGTCACCCTGCGCTCGATCGAAGGCGAGATTCGCGTCGACGGCGCCACGGGCCGGCTGCAGGCCACGACCGTCAACGACTCGATCACCCTGAACAACGTGTCGGGCGACGTCGTGGCCGAGACCACCAACGGCGACGTCACGATCACGGGCTCCCGCGCGGCCAGTCTCGAGGTGTCGACGGTGAACGGCGACGTGCGGTTCGAAGGGCCCACCGCCGACAAGGGCACCTATCGGGTCTCGACGCACAACGGCGACATCCGGGTCAGCCTCGGCCAGCAGGCCAACGCCACGGTGTTCGTCCGGACGTTCGGCGGCGACTTCAGCAGCGACTTCCCGATCACGCTGCCGGACGGCATGAACGCGCGCAGCGGGAACAAGCGCTTCAACTTCACGCTGGGCAGCGGGAGCGCGCGGGTGGAAATCGAGTCGTTCCAGGGCGACATCCACGTCACGAAGGGCCCGATCGGATCGCCCGCCGAGGAACGCCGCCGGCGCCGCGGCGGACGCGGGCCCGCGCTCGGTGGCGTGATCGACGACGCCGTGCGTCAAGCGCTCGACGAGGCGAACGCGGCGGTGCGGGACATCCTGCCGACGCTGCGCGGCCTGGGCGTCGCGCTCGAGACGCTCCCCCTGCCGGATCTGTCGGATCCGCCGCCGGTCTCACCGGCGCCTCCGATTCCGCCGGCTCCACCGCGGCCCCCGAAGCCGCCGCGGCGCTAG